Within Desulfomonilaceae bacterium, the genomic segment GGCACATTGAGCGAGGTCGCCCATCAAGTAGCTACTGATCTCGAAATCAGGGAAAAAATTAATCAGAGGTTAAAGCCGATAGGGCTGCGTGTTGAGGGTAAAGTCAAAGTAAGAAATTTCATGCGAATGCTTTGGGAAGATATTGGGGTTGAAGGAATTCGTAAGGCTGTAGTCAGGCCTCTGACTGGAATTGCGCTGGCGCCGCATTATGGGTGCCATTATCTAAAGCCGTCAGAACTCAATGTTGGTTTTGACTCGGCTGAAACCCCGAGAACTCTTGCGGAAATGATAGCCGCTACGGGAGCCAGCGTTGTGAACTATCCTTCACTACTTGATTGCTGTGGGGGAGGTTTGTTAGGCATGTCTGAAGAAGTGGCCAACGCGATGGCGGCAAGGAAGCTCGAAGACGTATCTAAAACAGGGGCGCACGCCCTAGTTCTGGTTTGCCCTTTTTGTAATGTAATGTATGAAGGACAGCAGAAAAAAATAGCGAAAGCTACTGGTCTTGACCTCAAGACACCGGTAGTTTACTATCCTCAAGTCTTGGGACTCGCTCTAGGTATGACATCCGAAGAGTTGGGTTTCAAACTCAACAGGGTCAAACCTTCAGGCCTCTTGAAAATTCTAGAGGGCTGAATACTATAATTTATTATCTTGTTATTCACTCTCCCAATAATTTGGGAGTAGTTTGAGTTTTGGTTCGACCTTTAGGAGGTCAAAATGGAATTCGAAGGCTATACTTTTCCCGACGAGTTGAAGTTTGAAAAAAATCATTACTGGGCCAAAAAGGAAGGCGAAGTCATAATTACGGGCGCCGGTGAATTTATTTCTAAACAGGCGGGTGAGATCACTTTCGTGGATCTTCCGGAAGAAGGCGATGTACTGACCCAGGGCAAGCCCTACGGTTCGATAGAATCCGGAAAATGGGTAGGGCGCATATACGCAGTAGTTTCAGGAGAGATACTGGAAGTAAATTCATCATTGGAGGATGAGCCGGAAAAAATTAACTCTGATCCTTATGGCGAAGGCTGGATTTGCAAGATCAAGCCCTCAGACCTTGATAAGGAGTGGGCTGCTTTAATGAAAGTTGACGATTCATTCAAAAATTTCGTAGTAGCGGAAATCAAAAAGATTCAGGAACAGAAATAGGGACTTAGGTATCTAAACGAAGAATTGACGTCGCAGGAGAAACCCCTAAGCTTTTAGAAGGTATCTCTTATGGGTGCGGCGCGTGAATATATTTGTTATTGTAAGAACTAATACATGTAGTTAGCTAAACTGCTTAACAGTCGGAGAAAGTTTATGGAAAAAGGAACAGAGACGGTAAAACGTGGACACGCTCAGATGCTCAAAGGCGGAGTGATTATGGATGTTGTCACTCCGGAGCACGCCAGAATAGCCGAAGAAGCGGGGGCATGCGCAGTCATGGCGTTGGAACGGGTTCCCGCAGATATAAGAGTTCATGGCGGTGTTGCCCGTATGAGCGACCCGGGACTTATTCTGCAAATTATGGAATCGGTCACCATTCCAGTAATGGCAAAGTGCCGGATAGGTCA encodes:
- a CDS encoding CoB--CoM heterodisulfide reductase iron-sulfur subunit B family protein codes for the protein MEALLYLGCTVPIRNLNYEVSARLTARALGITFYDLEEFGCCGFPLKSLSVEDSLVTAARNLALAEKKGLDIVALCNACSGTLSEVAHQVATDLEIREKINQRLKPIGLRVEGKVKVRNFMRMLWEDIGVEGIRKAVVRPLTGIALAPHYGCHYLKPSELNVGFDSAETPRTLAEMIAATGASVVNYPSLLDCCGGGLLGMSEEVANAMAARKLEDVSKTGAHALVLVCPFCNVMYEGQQKKIAKATGLDLKTPVVYYPQVLGLALGMTSEELGFKLNRVKPSGLLKILEG
- the gcvH gene encoding glycine cleavage system protein GcvH, whose translation is MEFEGYTFPDELKFEKNHYWAKKEGEVIITGAGEFISKQAGEITFVDLPEEGDVLTQGKPYGSIESGKWVGRIYAVVSGEILEVNSSLEDEPEKINSDPYGEGWICKIKPSDLDKEWAALMKVDDSFKNFVVAEIKKIQEQK